In the Malania oleifera isolate guangnan ecotype guangnan chromosome 1, ASM2987363v1, whole genome shotgun sequence genome, one interval contains:
- the LOC131165828 gene encoding scarecrow-like protein 33: MTEDRVQTFEVVQYAVQLVEVPPVNNVRLADSYDPASAFLDVGLNPTSCGHDIHEVVGGWVRGHVDTSKFSKSGILNFGGNNTLGTQKKSKGLTTLETQVPSIAFNYSPCSLQRCSLANWVMLNPAFKVAISGRPTVGNLGIGFVGMKVAMFGGGGLSVKIGDSPNEGSLDAYIVMDPHFINAFWNSFNGFKSKNEPSHARIDRFNSKDKSPDLNYKDCPSFQLKQDPGYPVLPSTVEPTKIDSQYDSDLSNYVLKDIMEMLMSDEIEQKASMFVDPLALQAVEQSLYEVLGTKYPPSPNQHTIFYPSKFSCIYNCNNSNTMSDSVLLSTSAMPSMGGSFDGMTHSFVSILFSQNSHHSIGESMTLQFRSGVEEVKKSFPCQNISIINSKNYELPPMSMDDTPKNEVEKNEKDFLFNCVGGKKDIRRKEANHMEEGRSGKQLTICDTEEDDLSETFDSLFLCPDEHEKHVMRTSNEVSQNGANKLLEEKGEISIFNAKNSLTKKMQKKEAANFRKLLILCARAIAINDIAIANDLLKKIRQHSSPFGCVSQRIAHYFANGLEARMIGSGSQIYVALSSKKPSVNLVDTLKAYETIIFQWPAFIEDLSTRFSEPPKLRIIGIEFPQSAKKWETIKIEDIKIRRHELIIVNSQYRLDYVPSESVMVNFPRDTVLKLIREINPDIFVHGIINGSCNDSFFVTCFRETLFYYSLIFDMLDANLTGKFPKWLQYEEQVWGQDIMNIIGCEGSDRILRCMTYKHWQILNVNMGFRPLLLDKEIIRTLRNKVKGGYHKDFTIKEDGHWMPQGWKYRFSFAISCWVSPSALLPTTPSCNSQPLLSQATSMHPFANTI, from the exons GCTTTCCTTGATGTTGGCCTCAATCCAACCTCCTGCGGCCATGATATCCATGAAGTTGTGGGAGG GTGGGTTCGAGGGCATGTGGACACATCGAAATTCTCAAAGTCAGGCATCTTGAACTTTGGAGGGAACAACACATTGGGCACCCAAAAAAAATCTAAGGGCCTGACGACGTTGGAGACCCAAGTCCCCTCTATTGCTTTCAACTACTCTCCATGCTCATTACAACGGTGCTCACTTGCAAATTGGGTCATGCTGAACCCTGCATTCAAAGTCGCCATTAGTGGTAGACCAACTGTTGGAAATCTTGGCATAGGTTTCGTGGGAATGAAAGTGGCCATGTTTGGTGGTGGTGGGCTATCTGTAAAAATTGGCGATAGCCCAAAT GAGGGCAGTTTGGATGCGTATATTGTTATGGATCCACACTTCATTAATGCTTTTTGGAACTCCTTTAATGGATTCAAATCAAAGAATGAGCCCAGTCATGCCAGGATCGATAGATTTAATTCTAAAGACAAATCTCCTGATCTCAACTATAAGGATTGTCCTTCTTTTCAATTGAAGCAAGACCCAGGTTATCCAGTTCTACCTTCAACGGTGGAACCAACGAAGATAGACTCTCAATATGACTCTGACTTGTCTAATTATGTTCTTAAGGACATAATGGAGATGCTTATGAGCGATGAAATAGAACAGAAGGCAAGTATGTTCGTCGACCCTTTGGCTCTCCAAGCTGTCGAGCAATCACTGTATGAAGTTCTAGGTACAAAGTATCCTCCTTCACCCAACCAACACACAATTTTCTACCCAAGTAAATTTTCTTGTATTTACAATTGCAATAATAGTAATACTATGAGCGACAGCGTATTGTTGTCCACATCAGCAATGCCTAGCATGGGTGGGAGCTTTGATGGGATGACACACTCTTTTGTAAGTATACTTTTTTCCCAAAATTCTCACCATTCGATTGGAGAGTCCATGACATTACAGTTTAGAAGTGGTGTAGAGGAAGTTAAAAAATCCTTCCCTTgtcaaaatatttcaatcatCAATTCCAAAAACTATGAGTTGCCTCCAATGTCAATGGATGACACTCCAAAGAATGAGGTTGAGAAGAATGAAAAGGATTTTCTATTTAATTGTGTAGGGGGAAAGAAAGATATTCGTAGAAAGGAGGCTAATCATATGGAAGAAGGAAGGAGTGGCAAGCAGTTAACAATTTGTGATACGGAAGAGGATGACTTGTCAGAGACATTTGATAGCCTTTTTCTTTGTCCTGACGAGCATGAGAAGCATGTCATGCGTACTTCTAATGAAGTTTCACAAAATGGAGCAAACAAGTTATTGGAGGAGAAAGGGGAAATAAGCATATTTAATGCCAAGAATAGTCTAAcaaagaaaatgcaaaaaaaagaAGCAGCGAACTTCCGAAAACTCCTTATTCTTTGTGCACGAGCTATTGCCATTAACGATATCGCGATTGCAAATGATCTGTTAAAGAAGATTAGGCAACATTCTTCTCCTTTTGGCTGTGTGTCTCAAAGAATTGCCCATTATTTTGCCAATGGTCTTGAAGCACGCATGATTGGAAGTGGATCTCAAATTTATGTTGCGTTGTCTTCCAAGAAGCCATCAGTTAATCTTGTTGATACGTTGAAAGCTTATGAAACCATTAT TTTTCAATGGCCTGCATTTATTGAAGATCTGTCAACTAGATTCAGTGAGCCTCCTAAGCTTCGCATTATAGGAATAGAGTTCCCTCAGTCTG CAAAGAAATGGGAAACTATCAAAATTGAAGACATCAAAATTAGGAGACATGAGTTGATTATTGTTAATTCGCAATACCGACTTGACTATGTACCCAGTGAGTCAGTTATGGTGAATTTTCCAAGGGATACTGTTTTAAAATTAATTCGAGAGATAAATCCAGATATTTTCGTCCATGGTATAATTAATGGATCCTGCAATGATTCCTTTTTTGTTACATGCTTTCGTGAAACTCTTTTCTACTACTCATTAATTTTTGATATGTTGGATGCTAACTTGACTGGTAAATTTCCAAAGTGGTTGCAATATGAGGAACAAGTTTGGGGACAAGATATTATGAATATCATAGGATGTGAGGGTTCAGATAGAATTCTAAGGTGTATGACATACAAGCATTGGCAAATTCTAAATGTGAACATGGGATTTAGGCCGCTCCTATTGGACAAGGAAATCATAAGAACATTGAGGAATAAGGTTAAAGGTGGCTACCACAaggattttacaatcaaagaagATGGTCATTGGATGCCACAAGGATGGAAATACAGATTTTCGTTTGCTATTTCATGTTGGGTTTCTCCCTCTGCTTTGCTGCCGACCACACCCTCCTGCAACTCACAGCCACTCCTTAGTCAGGCAACCTCCATGCACCCCTTTGCAAATACCATCTAG